One segment of Acropora muricata isolate sample 2 chromosome 8, ASM3666990v1, whole genome shotgun sequence DNA contains the following:
- the LOC136926210 gene encoding uncharacterized protein yields MPDKLSADNFLVTLNNCHSSLKFTMEIENDGMLPFLGIQLLNKSTQIQTKTYIKPTNTGLLLHYKSHVDDRYKRGLLKTMLDRAFRLSSNWSYFSEECDRLKIVFSRLDYPDKLVNSTITRFIADKASDQPTSRLPTATNIQDPVRLVLPFKDQASADIVRTQLNDLSQKIHKTIQPVFVSQKINQHLKLREAKPPLVNQQSLVYKFKCDLCDAGYVGFTRRHLHQRVDEHRHTSSSIGKHFRDKHSSTPKDLTTNFTILKKCNSKFDCLIYEMFFINELGPSLNVQRDSIRAKVFK; encoded by the coding sequence ATGCCGGACAAATTATCAGCTGATAATTTTCTTGTGACTCTAAACAATTGTCATTCTTCCCTCAAGTTCACTATGGAGATCGAAAATGACGGAATGCTTCCGTTTCTTGGGATACAACTGCTGAATAAATCTACTCAAATCCAGACCAAAACCTACATCAAACCCACAAACACTGGGCTTCTGCTTCATTACAAGAGCCATGTTGACGATCGCTACAAGCGCGGCTTATTGAAAACTATGCTTGACCGTGCCTTCCGCCTCTCTTCCAACTGGTCCTACTTTTCCGAGGAATGTGATCGGCTTAAAATTGTGTTCTCCAGACTGGATTACCCAGACAAGTTGGTTAATTCCACTATCACTCGCTTCATTGCTGATAAAgcatctgatcaaccaacttctAGATTACCAACTGCTACCAACATACAAGATCCTGTCCGCCTTGTCCTGCCGTTTAAAGACCAGGCCTCTGCTGATATTGTACGAACACAACTCAATGATCTGAGccagaaaattcacaaaaccaTCCAGCCTGTGTTTGTCAGCCAGAAGATCAATCAACACCTGAAATTACGCGAAGCCAAACCGCCGCTTGTAAACCAACAATcccttgtttacaaatttaaatgtgacctgtgcgatgcaggttatgttggctTTACACGACGGCACTTACATCAACGCGTGGACGAACATAGACACACCTCTTCTTctattggcaagcatttccgtgacaaacattcttcgacaccgaaagatctcactacaaattttaccatactcaaaaaatgcaacagcaagtttgactgtctcatctatgagatgttttttattaacgaactgggaccaagtctcaacgtacaacgtgattcaattcgtgcgaaagtttttaaatag